One window from the genome of Desulfobulbaceae bacterium encodes:
- a CDS encoding sulfite reductase, with product MAMSKEELKAAILEKSQTAAKGQLYIKDFYTCDPESKPRDVKNAANELVKEGKMDFWSSGSTTMYAAKGRAKNEETRDAAEESKNA from the coding sequence ATGGCTATGAGCAAAGAAGAGTTGAAAGCGGCGATATTGGAAAAATCTCAAACTGCTGCCAAAGGTCAGTTGTACATCAAGGATTTTTACACCTGTGATCCAGAGTCCAAACCCCGCGATGTAAAAAACGCTGCCAATGAGTTAGTTAAAGAAGGAAAAATGGACTTCTGGTCTTCAGGAAGTACTACCATGTATGCAGCTAAAGGCCGGGCAAAGAATGAAGAAACCAGAGATGCTGCTGAAGAATCCAAAAATGCTTAA